One stretch of Arachis duranensis cultivar V14167 chromosome 1, aradu.V14167.gnm2.J7QH, whole genome shotgun sequence DNA includes these proteins:
- the LOC107466923 gene encoding aspartic proteinase nepenthesin-2 has product MASSSTTILLLPLLFLLNFTPTKSDKSYSYINSINNNDGFSISLIHRDSPLSPLYNDSTSSLKGRGPMACLNMPRSLVGSSLLSQHLMNGDDVSAQVVYDRCQYIASYYIGTPPQQVYAFIDTASDITWTNARTAFQSSMSKTYRSLLCNDKTCKLLEKRICKNENDDEACTYKLEYEEGPSTYGVLSKDKFWFDADGPSGQSNSPRDVGVLSFGLNHDVSPVDFNGLDVHGSLGLSRDPPFSLIHQLGVKRFSHCFVRRSSGGSSSLHFGSKAVIHPEDATPLVQLPSNEPQLYYVDLEGISVGNRRANIPPAIFKRTSDRRGGFLIDSASRYTMLRSDAYDAFLNLVKEMVTNVNIVPYPPEQDTNIYKKEFCFTSTNSTERELLPRVTLHFAGGVDLQLINDVVYIEYVDPLWCLAILRSDSKDDVSFLGNIQMMNLNIGFDLENNKVSFTNTVCAASGYNEM; this is encoded by the exons ATGGCTTCTTCTTCTACCACCATTCTCTTACTTCCCCTTCTCTTTCTGTTGAACTTCACACCTACAAAATCAGACAAGTCTTATTCTTATATCAACTCCATTAACAACAACGATGGCTTCTCAATTTCCCTCATCCATAGAGACTCACCTCTGTCTCCATTATACAATGATTCCACAAGCTCCCTCAAAGGACGTGGCCCCATGGCATGCCTTAACATGCCAAGATCATTAGTAGGATCATCACTACTATCACAACACTTAATGAACGGCGATGATGTGTCGGCACAAGTAGTGTACGACCGATGCCAATACATAGCCTCTTATTACATTGGCACCCCGCCACAACAAGTGTACGCTTTTATCGATACAGCGAGCGATATAACTTGGACAAATGCAAGAACTGCATTCCAATCCTCCATGTCCAAAACTTACAGATCGCTACTGTGTAACGACAAGACTTGCAAGCTTCTTGAAAAGAGAATTTGCAAGAACGAAAATGATGATGAGGCATGTACCTACAAACTAGAATATGAGGAAGGTCCATCAACTTATGGTGTACTCTCAAAAGACAAGTTCTGGTTCGATGCCGATGGTCCCTCTGGTCAGAGTAATTCGCCGAGGGATGTTGGAGTCTTAAGCTTCGGCCTTAACCACGATGTAAGCCCCGTTGACTTCAATGGGTTGGACGTCCATGGTTCTTTGGGCTTGAGCCGTGACCCTCCCTTTTCTTTGATCCATCAACTCGGAGTTAAAAG GTTCTCACATTGCTTTGTGAGAAGATCTAGTGGAGGTAGCAGCAGCTTGCATTTCGGTTCAAAAGCAGTGATACATCCTGAAGATGCAACACCACTGGTGCAACTTCCAAGTAACGAACCACAGCTTTATTATGTGGATCTAGAGGGAATCAGCGTTGGCAACAGAAGAGCTAACATTCCTCCGGCGATCTTCAAGCGAACAAGCGATCGCCGCGGAGGATTCCTCATTGATTCAGCATCAAGGTACACAATGCTTAGAAGCGACGCTTATGATGCGTTTCTAAACTTGGTTAAGGAAATGGTGACTAACGTGAATATAGTACCGTATCCACCAGAGCAAGACACAAACATTTACAAGAAAGAGTTCTGCTTTACATCCACCAATAGCACTGAAAGAGAGTTGTTGCCAAGGGTGACGTTGCACTTCGCTGGTGGTGTTGATCTTCAGCTGATTAATGACGTTGTTTATATTGAATATGTTGACCCTCTTTGGTGCCTTGCCATTCTTAGATCTGATTCCAAAGATGACGTGTCGTTCCTTGGGAATATTCAAATGATGAACTTGAATATTGGGTTTGATCTTGAGAACAATAAGGTTTCTTTCACAAATACAGTTTGTGCAGCTTCGGGGTATAATGAAATGTGA